In Lycium ferocissimum isolate CSIRO_LF1 unplaced genomic scaffold, AGI_CSIRO_Lferr_CH_V1 ctg12091, whole genome shotgun sequence, the genomic stretch CGATTTTAGCTTCGTAAACCCCTATCAACAATGCCCGTAAGTAGGCTTTATCCGATTCAAATTTGTAAATTGTTGTTTGTGCTGATCAGTTTTTCGATGGGAATTAGGTAAATGTATGGAACaattttgatttgaattatTGATTGTTTGTTGTGTGTGTAGATGACAGTGATAGAAGTGGAAGCACCGAGCCCAATGAGGTACATGATGGGAGCAGCAGTAATGATGATGGGGGTAGTATTGCCACTTGCTTATATGATGTTTAGGAACAAACGCGttccttcctcttcttcttaCTCTAAACAGACG encodes the following:
- the LOC132041872 gene encoding uncharacterized protein LOC132041872 isoform X2, producing the protein MTVIEVEAPSPMRYMMGAAVMMMGVVLPLAYMMFRNKRVPSSSSYSKQT
- the LOC132041872 gene encoding uncharacterized protein LOC132041872 isoform X1 translates to MTVIEVEAPSPMRYMMGAAVMMMGVVLPLAYMMFRNKRVPSSSSYSKQTNKVLI